In a single window of the Roseiconus lacunae genome:
- a CDS encoding MraY family glycosyltransferase, producing the protein MTDSALIGWLIGLAVVPPLIISLISLYPVRRFASQLGLIANPGGHSTHTNVTPLGGGIGIWLGIILPMIGGTLIVCGIDLGFHQSLGLPDSVTVFFSGIRSRLGQLWCLLGAGTVLFALGIWDDRRGAPVGLRLLIEFGVAAFVVYVMGFGLTAFIGAPALTNLLSVIWIVAVINSFNMLDNMDGLSGGVAAIIAASMAAVMLTTPGSGGSLPQLFVAGLLLCVCGSLLGFLWHNRPPAKLFMGDGGSYLVGFLIAVSMLMATFASEPRPHAVLAPICAMLIPMYDMGTVLWIRIREGRSVFKGDRSHFSHRLVALGLSRTQAVLTIHLVTATCGLASLLLVHVTVLQAIAVLGIVGCMLLLVVILESTGWRKQSGE; encoded by the coding sequence TTGACTGATTCGGCGTTGATCGGTTGGCTGATCGGGTTAGCGGTGGTTCCGCCGCTGATCATCAGTCTGATCAGCTTGTACCCGGTCCGCCGATTCGCAAGTCAGCTCGGATTGATCGCCAACCCGGGCGGTCACAGTACCCACACGAACGTCACACCGCTGGGCGGTGGAATCGGGATATGGCTGGGGATCATCCTCCCGATGATTGGCGGCACCCTGATCGTTTGCGGTATCGATCTCGGCTTCCATCAATCGCTGGGACTGCCGGATTCGGTCACCGTCTTTTTCTCCGGCATCCGCTCGCGACTGGGCCAGCTTTGGTGCCTACTCGGTGCCGGCACCGTGCTGTTCGCTTTAGGGATCTGGGACGATCGACGTGGTGCCCCGGTTGGATTGCGTCTCTTGATCGAGTTTGGCGTCGCCGCGTTTGTGGTCTACGTCATGGGCTTTGGCTTGACCGCGTTTATTGGGGCTCCGGCGCTAACGAATTTGTTGTCGGTGATCTGGATCGTCGCGGTGATCAATTCGTTCAATATGCTTGACAACATGGACGGGTTGTCCGGTGGTGTCGCCGCGATCATCGCCGCGTCGATGGCCGCGGTGATGCTGACCACGCCGGGCAGCGGTGGTAGCTTACCGCAACTATTCGTCGCCGGTTTACTGCTGTGCGTTTGCGGTTCGCTGCTGGGGTTTCTTTGGCATAACCGACCGCCGGCAAAGCTGTTCATGGGTGATGGCGGAAGCTATTTGGTGGGATTTCTGATCGCGGTATCGATGTTGATGGCAACCTTCGCATCCGAACCACGCCCCCATGCGGTGCTCGCGCCGATCTGCGCGATGCTGATCCCGATGTATGACATGGGAACGGTGTTGTGGATTCGAATTCGTGAAGGCCGCAGTGTCTTCAAAGGTGACCGCAGCCACTTCTCACATCGCCTGGTCGCCTTGGGGCTCTCGCGAACGCAGGCGGTGCTGACGATTCATCTCGTGACGGCGACGTGCGGCTTGGCTTCGCTACTGCTGGTACACGTCACGGTGCTGCAAGCGATCGCGGTCTTGGGCATCGTCGGATGCATGTTGTTACTTGTCGTCATTTTGGAATCGACCGGATGGCGAAAGCAAAGCGGCGAGTAA
- the accC gene encoding acetyl-CoA carboxylase biotin carboxylase subunit: MFQKVLVANRGEIAVRVIRALREMGIGSVAVYSTADKDSMHVQLADEAYCVGEAKSAESYLKIDQIIAAAEVSGADAIHPGYGFLSENAHFNEVCRESGFEFIGPSPDAMEKLGDKNTARSMAIANDVPVVPGSDGLIEDDSKAIETANKIGFPVLIKATAGGGGKGMRVAEDADSLEKALTQARTEAQAAFGNGGVYLERFITSPRHVEVQVIADQHGNVCHLFERDCSVQRRHQKLIEEAPSPNLPVEKRNAICEAAVRMIRGANYSNAGTVEFIVDQNDDFYFIEVNARIQVEHPVTEMITGVDLIKEQIRVAAGEKLSFAQDEITVTGHAIECRINAENPDKNFMPNPGMINKFYAPGGLGVRFDSHVYGGYCVPPHYDSMIGKLIVHRPTREEAIATMRRALAEIQTEGISTTAPFHDVVLQHPLFVEGKHDTKFVERELMGN; the protein is encoded by the coding sequence GTGTTTCAAAAAGTATTAGTCGCCAACCGCGGCGAAATCGCGGTCCGAGTGATCCGCGCCCTGCGAGAGATGGGAATCGGTTCGGTCGCCGTTTACAGCACCGCCGACAAAGATTCCATGCATGTCCAGTTGGCCGACGAAGCCTACTGCGTGGGCGAAGCGAAGAGCGCCGAAAGCTACCTGAAGATCGACCAGATCATCGCGGCTGCCGAGGTTTCCGGGGCCGACGCGATCCATCCCGGCTATGGCTTCCTCTCCGAGAACGCACACTTCAACGAAGTTTGCCGGGAAAGCGGCTTCGAATTCATCGGCCCTAGCCCGGACGCGATGGAAAAGTTGGGCGACAAAAACACCGCCCGCTCGATGGCGATCGCCAATGATGTCCCCGTTGTCCCCGGCAGCGATGGCCTGATCGAGGACGACAGTAAGGCGATCGAAACGGCAAACAAGATCGGATTTCCCGTGCTGATCAAGGCAACCGCCGGTGGTGGTGGCAAAGGCATGCGGGTCGCCGAAGATGCCGATTCGCTGGAAAAAGCGCTCACCCAAGCCCGCACCGAAGCGCAGGCCGCGTTCGGCAACGGCGGCGTTTACTTAGAACGCTTCATCACCTCGCCGCGACACGTCGAAGTTCAGGTGATCGCCGACCAACACGGTAACGTCTGCCACCTCTTCGAACGCGACTGCAGCGTCCAACGCCGCCACCAAAAGCTGATCGAAGAGGCGCCCAGCCCCAACCTGCCGGTCGAAAAACGCAACGCCATTTGCGAAGCCGCCGTGCGGATGATCCGCGGAGCCAACTATAGCAACGCCGGAACGGTTGAATTCATCGTCGACCAAAACGACGATTTCTACTTCATCGAAGTCAACGCGCGGATCCAAGTCGAACACCCCGTGACAGAAATGATCACCGGAGTTGACTTGATCAAAGAGCAAATCCGTGTCGCCGCCGGTGAAAAGCTTTCGTTCGCACAAGACGAGATCACCGTCACCGGTCATGCGATCGAATGCCGGATCAACGCCGAAAACCCCGACAAGAATTTCATGCCCAATCCGGGCATGATCAACAAGTTCTATGCTCCCGGTGGATTGGGCGTTCGCTTTGATTCGCACGTCTACGGTGGCTATTGCGTGCCGCCCCACTATGACTCGATGATCGGAAAACTGATCGTCCATCGCCCGACGCGTGAAGAAGCGATCGCGACGATGCGACGAGCCCTGGCAGAAATTCAAACCGAGGGGATTTCCACCACCGCTCCGTTCCACGATGTCGTGCTGCAGCACCCGCTGTTTGTCGAAGGAAAGCACGACACCAAGTTCGTCGAACGCGAACTGATGGGCAACTGA
- a CDS encoding O-antigen ligase family protein: MPNWAVWCRSLAVAGFGGLLAFVAFDPADSVEIERGEGLWFSTFAIAVWTLTLVSEPWQASRRSAESSDRSGFIDRCFGDVTIDTAAWLLAIWMMMAALAMCPPGNLRSATNEAWFWVAAAATLTAARRLLVERSCRMMAFALLIAMTFAMALDACYELAVELPRMRAEYLADPDEMLRQAGIDAPRQSAARMVFANRLLDGGPTSTYLLANSLAAVLSLPILAGVLAVIHWRRKRASLGTAGLGLIAISVGGLALVGTQSRSGLLACILAAVYLTFRMNGSDDAIAADTTEDSAPTSLGPSRPAWWQRSLVPSIVGVIAVAFGFVSVGLLSDAEWIDAAPSSLLFRLQYWKSTLAMLADHPWFGAGPGTFQAMYLQYRLPQANETIADPHNFVFETLAAGGIVAGALLLTLAILLVRAYRRSQPDTTRRQPALPDSSSTPFADHQLAMKMAIGAVVSSGVICLLSIAAGNLPKLGQILLVMPGAIAAGTLAWKSRSRLTALIPWAGAVLIAMLLHLCVSGGWTVPGVAVVIWIAVAILVPHESGALGNTGASRHGRSRRNASLWMLSLGLILLLTIRTTSLVPVTSAGTAMSRAEYAAQSGLAAKAIIDIESAVAHDPWGTAPAIWHSDLLKTKLINEGDTVRHRSEWESAADEVLRRCGIDPIARRSVAEQYLHVYQCFGKAADLERADQMLMDLCRDNPTDVSLVAQAALVAHQQGRGAEAKRLAQQARGLSTLGENVVRLLGLQFAYVVRPIGPAAVNAPVQERIKVQFSRIPGWPSEP, translated from the coding sequence GTGCCGAACTGGGCCGTCTGGTGTCGGTCGCTTGCCGTCGCCGGATTCGGTGGTCTGCTTGCTTTCGTCGCGTTCGATCCCGCCGATAGCGTCGAAATCGAACGCGGGGAAGGACTCTGGTTTTCGACCTTTGCGATCGCTGTTTGGACGCTGACATTGGTTTCCGAACCCTGGCAAGCGTCGCGACGATCCGCCGAGTCAAGCGATCGTTCCGGATTCATCGATCGTTGCTTTGGTGATGTGACGATCGATACCGCGGCCTGGCTGCTGGCGATTTGGATGATGATGGCGGCACTGGCGATGTGCCCGCCGGGTAACTTGCGGTCGGCGACAAATGAAGCATGGTTTTGGGTCGCTGCCGCAGCGACACTGACCGCCGCGCGGCGACTGCTTGTCGAGCGATCCTGTCGCATGATGGCGTTTGCTTTGCTGATTGCGATGACATTCGCGATGGCACTCGATGCCTGCTATGAATTGGCGGTGGAGTTACCTCGAATGCGAGCGGAATACTTGGCTGATCCGGACGAGATGCTCCGGCAGGCCGGCATTGACGCGCCGCGGCAATCGGCGGCGCGCATGGTGTTTGCCAATCGATTGCTCGATGGTGGGCCAACCTCGACGTACCTGCTCGCCAATTCACTTGCCGCGGTACTTTCACTGCCAATCTTGGCGGGCGTCTTAGCAGTCATTCATTGGCGGCGCAAACGAGCGTCGCTGGGTACGGCCGGGCTTGGTTTGATTGCTATCTCGGTCGGAGGCCTTGCGCTCGTTGGAACCCAAAGCCGCAGCGGCTTGCTGGCGTGCATCCTAGCAGCGGTCTATTTAACATTTCGGATGAACGGCAGTGACGACGCGATCGCCGCGGACACCACGGAGGACTCTGCCCCAACGTCTTTGGGACCTTCAAGGCCCGCGTGGTGGCAACGATCCTTGGTGCCGTCGATCGTCGGTGTGATCGCGGTCGCGTTTGGCTTTGTGTCGGTAGGTCTGCTTTCGGATGCCGAATGGATCGATGCGGCCCCCTCGTCACTGCTATTCCGGCTTCAGTACTGGAAATCCACTTTGGCGATGCTGGCCGACCATCCTTGGTTCGGTGCCGGACCAGGTACATTCCAAGCGATGTACCTGCAGTACCGGCTTCCCCAAGCTAACGAAACGATCGCGGACCCTCATAACTTTGTTTTCGAAACCCTAGCCGCAGGTGGCATCGTCGCCGGTGCGTTGTTGCTGACGCTGGCAATCCTGCTCGTTCGCGCTTACCGCCGATCGCAACCCGACACCACTAGACGACAGCCGGCCTTGCCCGATTCAAGTAGCACGCCGTTCGCGGATCACCAGTTGGCGATGAAGATGGCGATCGGAGCGGTGGTTTCATCGGGTGTGATTTGTTTGTTATCGATCGCGGCTGGCAACCTACCGAAACTCGGTCAAATTCTTCTGGTGATGCCCGGGGCGATTGCCGCTGGAACGCTGGCATGGAAATCGCGATCGCGACTGACGGCACTCATACCTTGGGCGGGGGCGGTGCTGATCGCGATGCTCCTCCATCTCTGTGTTTCGGGCGGCTGGACGGTCCCGGGTGTGGCGGTGGTGATCTGGATTGCGGTCGCCATCTTGGTACCGCACGAAAGTGGTGCCTTGGGAAATACCGGTGCGTCGCGGCACGGCCGATCGCGCCGCAATGCCTCGCTTTGGATGCTTTCGCTGGGGCTGATTTTGCTACTGACTATCCGAACGACCTCACTGGTTCCGGTGACCTCTGCCGGTACGGCGATGTCGCGGGCCGAGTATGCCGCCCAATCGGGCTTGGCTGCCAAGGCGATCATAGACATCGAATCGGCTGTCGCACACGATCCTTGGGGAACGGCGCCGGCGATTTGGCACAGCGATCTGCTGAAAACCAAGCTGATCAACGAAGGCGACACCGTCCGCCATCGTAGCGAATGGGAATCCGCCGCCGATGAGGTCCTGCGCAGGTGTGGAATCGACCCGATCGCCCGTCGTTCCGTGGCCGAACAATACCTGCACGTTTACCAGTGTTTCGGGAAAGCGGCTGACCTTGAGCGAGCCGACCAGATGCTGATGGATCTGTGCCGTGACAACCCCACCGATGTGTCATTGGTCGCCCAGGCCGCCTTGGTGGCACACCAGCAAGGCCGTGGCGCCGAAGCGAAACGATTGGCCCAGCAAGCGAGGGGGCTTTCAACGCTCGGTGAAAATGTCGTCCGGCTGCTTGGGCTGCAGTTTGCGTACGTTGTTCGGCCCATCGGCCCTGCCGCCGTCAACGCCCCCGTTCAGGAACGGATTAAAGTGCAATTTAGCCGAATCCCTGGCTGGCCCAGCGAACCATAG
- a CDS encoding DUF1573 domain-containing protein, whose protein sequence is MKYFWLILLLSVVIGASIGWTTNFVQYGRRDAYFGEIDFTGHVTADNVMEHLKQFHSDSSAVAEVDGEATHDFGAMPPNTKGKHTFVIKNTGSEPLTLELGATTCKCTLGSLEDSSVAPGETTSVEMEWTVASDKTTFEQSAELRTNDPSNPAIRLVVMGRIIRDIELEPELISFGEVTVGEPLEMSTKFYNYLDDDIELIEGEFSSESMTELAEVTFEEFELSEADGTHQHANQGFNVVAKVKPGLRQGPMATRLIMVFKKLNEAGEPVGDKLYGSAEVAGKIVGPLSMLENTHLKTTDKGGYYWNLGRLGPDDKKEFKALLALKGSEKDGTSLTIGETYPKGVVSAELGKPIGRGKTRLFPITLKLTAGEETVDLLGKNKEDFGWVWIESDNPKVGRMRVAVKVMIEP, encoded by the coding sequence GTGAAATACTTCTGGCTCATCCTATTGCTATCCGTCGTGATCGGTGCATCGATCGGTTGGACCACGAATTTTGTTCAGTACGGACGCCGCGATGCGTATTTTGGCGAAATTGACTTCACCGGTCATGTCACCGCCGACAACGTGATGGAACATCTCAAACAGTTCCACAGTGACAGTTCTGCGGTAGCCGAAGTCGACGGCGAAGCCACTCATGACTTCGGCGCGATGCCACCCAACACCAAGGGGAAGCACACATTTGTCATCAAAAACACCGGCAGCGAACCGTTGACTTTGGAACTCGGTGCGACGACTTGTAAATGCACGCTCGGGTCACTCGAAGACAGCTCTGTCGCACCCGGTGAAACGACTTCCGTGGAGATGGAGTGGACTGTCGCATCGGATAAAACCACCTTCGAACAGTCCGCCGAATTGCGAACCAACGATCCCAGCAACCCCGCAATTCGATTGGTGGTGATGGGGCGGATCATCCGAGACATCGAACTGGAACCCGAGTTGATTTCTTTTGGCGAAGTCACCGTCGGGGAACCGCTCGAAATGTCGACTAAGTTCTACAACTACCTGGATGATGACATCGAACTGATCGAAGGCGAATTCAGCAGCGAATCAATGACCGAACTAGCCGAGGTCACATTCGAGGAATTCGAGTTGTCCGAAGCCGACGGCACGCACCAGCACGCTAACCAAGGTTTTAACGTCGTCGCCAAAGTCAAACCGGGACTTCGCCAAGGGCCGATGGCCACGCGTTTGATCATGGTGTTCAAGAAGCTTAACGAAGCCGGTGAACCGGTCGGCGACAAGCTTTACGGAAGCGCCGAAGTTGCTGGCAAAATCGTCGGCCCCTTATCGATGCTCGAAAATACGCACCTCAAAACCACCGACAAGGGTGGATACTACTGGAACCTCGGCCGACTTGGCCCTGACGATAAAAAAGAGTTTAAGGCCCTTCTGGCGCTTAAGGGTAGCGAGAAGGACGGAACAAGCCTTACGATTGGCGAGACTTACCCAAAGGGCGTCGTCAGCGCAGAACTCGGAAAGCCCATCGGACGTGGGAAGACACGACTTTTTCCGATCACACTGAAACTGACGGCAGGCGAAGAGACGGTCGACTTGTTGGGCAAGAACAAGGAGGACTTTGGTTGGGTATGGATCGAATCCGATAATCCCAAGGTCGGCCGCATGCGTGTCGCGGTCAAAGTCATGATCGAACCCTAA
- the accB gene encoding acetyl-CoA carboxylase biotin carboxyl carrier protein has translation MSKGKQSSGESVFELDRIRDIVKLMEEHDLTEVDLQQGDDRIKLGRGTAIPVAPAAVPMAAPAAPVAPAGGAAAPAGGGDDGTITINSPMVGTYYAKPNPEAEPFVQVGQNINADTIVCIIEAMKVFNEIPAECSGRVVEILVSDQEAVDFNKPLIRIQPNN, from the coding sequence ATGAGTAAAGGCAAGCAATCCAGCGGCGAGAGCGTTTTTGAACTCGACCGCATCCGGGATATTGTCAAGTTGATGGAAGAACACGACTTGACCGAAGTGGATCTCCAACAAGGAGACGACCGAATTAAGTTGGGCCGTGGCACTGCGATTCCGGTCGCACCGGCGGCGGTTCCGATGGCGGCACCGGCGGCCCCCGTGGCCCCGGCCGGTGGCGCGGCGGCACCGGCGGGCGGTGGCGATGACGGAACCATCACCATCAATTCCCCGATGGTCGGGACGTACTACGCCAAACCGAACCCCGAGGCGGAACCGTTCGTCCAAGTCGGTCAGAACATCAATGCCGACACGATTGTCTGCATCATCGAAGCGATGAAGGTGTTCAACGAAATCCCGGCCGAATGCAGCGGGCGCGTCGTCGAGATCCTGGTTTCCGACCAAGAAGCCGTCGATTTCAACAAGCCCTTGATTCGCATCCAACCGAATAACTAA